In Desulfovibrio sp. Fe33, a genomic segment contains:
- a CDS encoding VCBS domain-containing protein, with product MTDTRITQTQVIRLSLPGAGQTSSYQLTANSLVRFDFDLSEAEFIGNGDNLEITVESGGKVVLLDYLPLAVAGTLPIMEMFDGRQLEGGMYLFAFESDRPLTETDMETAAGDAASGSGAGEYNDDPGNLFAGLDALGPQGDAYDSHLFPVIDPPNIDLLEASPVPASPAALPDVNEVVESGSNRDRNNEDPGHPETASGNLLLNDYDDDDIDYPETNGAQTDLSISTIDFLGQDFTGNNPGPAEVTDAGTQIHGLYGTLTVFSDGSYEYVLDETLADPLRQGQIVQEQFNYTAVDPDGNQSNAATLTITITGTNDAPDAFDDTSGEVIEQGGIVAGIASVSGNVLHNDSDVDNVGYEDLAPSYADQVPTDPDGLIELNVTSIYSHGTHQYEDTPDANGNFTIEGAYGTLNINADGSYEYTLDQTKADPLNIGDEPVEYFGYSIWDGEKYAYANLHIPLIGSNDSPVAIADTNAFTETVDDGTAHAVSGNVLDNDSDVDNAPDELSVESIVYSGEGSPP from the coding sequence ATGACCGACACCCGCATCACTCAGACCCAGGTGATTCGACTATCACTCCCCGGTGCCGGCCAAACCTCGTCGTATCAGCTTACGGCGAACTCATTGGTACGGTTCGACTTTGACCTCTCGGAGGCCGAGTTCATCGGAAACGGCGACAATTTGGAAATAACCGTCGAAAGCGGCGGCAAGGTGGTCCTCCTGGATTACCTGCCGTTGGCCGTGGCAGGCACCCTGCCCATAATGGAAATGTTCGACGGCAGGCAACTCGAAGGCGGAATGTATCTTTTCGCCTTCGAGAGCGACCGCCCCCTGACGGAAACCGACATGGAAACGGCCGCAGGCGATGCAGCTTCCGGTTCGGGCGCGGGCGAATACAACGACGATCCCGGCAATCTGTTCGCCGGACTGGACGCCCTCGGCCCCCAGGGCGACGCATATGATTCGCACCTTTTCCCGGTCATCGATCCGCCGAACATCGATTTGCTGGAAGCGTCCCCGGTTCCGGCTTCCCCGGCCGCCCTCCCCGACGTCAACGAAGTAGTGGAAAGCGGCTCGAACCGAGACAGGAACAACGAAGATCCGGGACACCCCGAAACGGCTTCCGGCAATCTGCTCCTCAACGACTACGACGATGACGACATCGATTACCCGGAGACCAATGGCGCTCAAACAGATCTTTCGATCAGCACCATCGATTTCCTCGGCCAGGACTTCACCGGGAACAACCCCGGCCCGGCCGAGGTAACGGATGCCGGAACGCAGATTCACGGCCTGTACGGCACATTGACCGTCTTCAGCGACGGCTCATATGAATATGTATTGGACGAGACTCTGGCCGATCCACTGCGGCAGGGACAGATCGTCCAGGAGCAGTTCAATTATACCGCGGTTGATCCCGACGGCAACCAGAGCAACGCCGCCACCCTGACAATCACCATTACCGGGACCAACGACGCCCCGGACGCCTTTGACGACACCTCTGGCGAGGTCATCGAGCAGGGCGGCATAGTCGCGGGCATAGCCTCGGTTTCCGGCAACGTTCTGCACAACGACTCGGATGTGGACAACGTGGGGTACGAGGATCTCGCCCCTTCCTACGCCGACCAGGTCCCGACCGATCCCGACGGCCTCATTGAGCTGAACGTAACCAGCATATACAGCCACGGGACCCATCAGTACGAAGACACCCCTGACGCCAACGGCAACTTCACGATTGAAGGCGCTTACGGCACCCTGAACATCAATGCCGACGGCTCCTACGAGTACACCCTGGACCAGACCAAGGCCGATCCGCTGAACATCGGCGACGAGCCGGTGGAATACTTCGGCTACTCCATCTGGGACGGCGAAAAGTACGCATACGCCAATCTGCATATCCCGCTGATAGGGTCCAACGACAGCCCGGTGGCCATAGCCGACACCAACGCCTTCACCGAGACGGTGGATGACGGAACCGCACATGCCGTCTCCGGCAACGTGCTCGACAACGACAGCGACGTGGACAACGCGCCCGACGAACTGTCCGTGGAATCCATCGTCTACTCCGGCGAAGGAAGCCCGCCC